A DNA window from Parabacteroides johnsonii DSM 18315 contains the following coding sequences:
- the carA gene encoding glutamine-hydrolyzing carbamoyl-phosphate synthase small subunit — MTRKTATLVLDDGSMFRGFSFGFDKAVAGEVVFNTAMTGYPESLTDPSYAGQLMVLTYPLVGNYGVPPFSIEENGLPTFMESEKIHAEAIIVSDYSEEYSHWNAVESLSDWLKREMIPGITGIDTRALTKKIREHGVMMGRIVIGTADNEGESGKVKGESEGEMPDYGSINYVDRVSCKEIIVYLPDGTEMSFPVDTDKFQISNFNFQLLKRVVLLDCGVKANIIRSLLKRNVAVIRVPWNYDFNQLEYDGLFLSNGPGDPDTCDAAVQNIRKALGGDKPICGICMGNQLLAKAGGASIYKLKYGHRSHNQPVRMVGTEKCFITSQNHGYAVDNDTLGADWEPLFINMNDGTNEGIRHKTKPFFSSQFHPEACSGPTDTEFIFDKFVDLL; from the coding sequence ATGACAAGAAAAACAGCAACATTGGTCTTAGACGACGGAAGCATGTTTCGTGGCTTCTCTTTTGGTTTTGACAAGGCGGTGGCTGGCGAGGTGGTGTTCAATACCGCTATGACCGGTTATCCCGAAAGCCTTACCGACCCTTCGTATGCCGGGCAGCTAATGGTTCTGACCTATCCGTTGGTCGGAAACTACGGGGTGCCTCCTTTCTCGATCGAAGAGAACGGCTTGCCTACCTTTATGGAGAGTGAGAAAATCCATGCAGAGGCGATTATCGTGAGTGACTATAGCGAAGAGTATAGCCACTGGAATGCTGTGGAGAGCCTTAGCGACTGGCTGAAGCGTGAGATGATCCCCGGAATCACCGGTATCGACACCCGTGCACTGACGAAGAAGATCCGGGAGCATGGCGTAATGATGGGACGTATCGTTATCGGCACCGCCGATAACGAAGGTGAAAGTGGAAAGGTAAAAGGTGAAAGTGAAGGGGAAATGCCGGACTACGGGAGCATCAACTATGTGGACCGCGTTTCCTGTAAAGAGATCATTGTCTACCTGCCTGACGGAACGGAAATGTCGTTTCCCGTAGATACCGACAAATTTCAAATTTCAAATTTCAACTTTCAACTCTTAAAGCGTGTAGTGCTTCTCGATTGTGGTGTGAAGGCTAATATCATCCGCAGCCTCCTGAAGCGGAATGTGGCGGTGATACGTGTCCCCTGGAACTATGATTTCAACCAACTGGAGTATGACGGGCTTTTCCTATCGAACGGTCCCGGCGATCCGGACACTTGCGATGCGGCTGTCCAAAATATCCGTAAGGCACTCGGTGGCGACAAACCGATCTGTGGCATCTGTATGGGAAACCAGTTGCTTGCCAAAGCTGGTGGTGCTTCGATCTATAAACTGAAGTACGGCCACCGCAGCCATAACCAGCCGGTGCGTATGGTGGGGACGGAGAAGTGTTTCATCACTTCCCAGAATCACGGCTACGCAGTGGACAATGACACGTTGGGTGCTGACTGGGAACCGCTCTTTATCAATATGAACGACGGGACAAACGAAGGAATCCGGCATAAGACGAAGCCTTTCTTCTCTTCCCAGTTCCATCCCGAAGCATGTAGCGGACCGACCGATACGGAGTTTATCTTCGATAAGTTTGTCGATTTGCTTTAG
- a CDS encoding (Fe-S)-binding protein, whose translation MKIGLFIPCYINAVYPEVGVASYKLLKSLGLDVDYPLDQTCCGQPMANAGFEHESAGLALRMEELFRSYDYVVGPSASCVAFVKENHPGILEKAGHVCMNSKKIYDICEFLHDIVKVKELKAEFPHKVSIHNSCHGVRELHLSSPSERNIPYFSKLRDLLSLVKGIEIFEPKRVDECCGFGGMFAIEEPEVSVCMGQDKVKDHMSTGAEYITGADSSCLMHMEGVIKRDNLPIKTIHIVEILASGL comes from the coding sequence ATGAAGATAGGACTATTTATTCCTTGTTATATCAATGCGGTGTATCCGGAAGTTGGTGTTGCTTCCTATAAATTATTGAAAAGTCTTGGGTTGGATGTGGATTATCCGTTAGACCAGACTTGTTGCGGTCAGCCGATGGCTAATGCCGGGTTCGAGCATGAATCGGCAGGGTTGGCGCTGCGGATGGAAGAGTTGTTCCGTTCATACGATTATGTGGTTGGTCCTTCCGCCAGTTGCGTCGCTTTCGTGAAAGAGAATCATCCCGGTATTCTGGAAAAGGCAGGGCATGTGTGTATGAATAGCAAGAAGATTTATGATATCTGCGAGTTTCTGCACGATATTGTGAAGGTCAAAGAACTGAAAGCCGAGTTTCCCCACAAGGTGAGCATCCACAATAGCTGTCACGGTGTGCGCGAGTTGCATCTTTCTTCTCCGAGCGAACGGAATATCCCGTATTTTTCCAAGTTACGCGATCTCCTTTCTTTGGTGAAAGGCATCGAGATATTCGAACCGAAACGTGTCGACGAGTGCTGCGGCTTCGGTGGCATGTTTGCGATTGAAGAGCCCGAAGTGTCCGTTTGCATGGGACAAGATAAGGTGAAGGACCACATGAGCACGGGAGCCGAGTACATCACCGGTGCCGATAGTTCTTGCCTGATGCATATGGAAGGCGTGATCAAGCGTGACAACCTTCCGATTAAAACGATTCATATTGTTGAAATATTAGCCTCCGGATTATGA
- a CDS encoding sensor histidine kinase has protein sequence MRIYNFIIALIICFCVSLQAQNNADNFKQQAQSSFENKDYTKARYLYIQAYKDYANEGKITQAIECGTQAASLYYRENYYQEAFDLCRQMSQIVANQEQTEQKKLYGLRFMITKERLQMYIKLRNAAQAQLQLNTLDNLAEESGNPELTEELLYTQTDYFYIFGQKKEGDAAFNKLISQYRKKKEYGKVSECYQNLIAIARKANNTSLMEQTYEKYMVWTDSVKMLTAEDKLDALQQKYDSSLQTIQEKEDRLSAKQYIIAGLCTLAAILIAALAFLAFLVMRFILLNRKLKKIIQTITEHSEQQTGFIQSISAQMEPTLDEMSKSVAGLQTAAPGQAKAIQARVDALKQFGDHIQELSLLENSLLETYEAQSFNVSSFCEKVMEQVKEDVRPGVEVTTDIPKIEIKTNAEQLQRILLHLLKNAAIYTTSGKIKLEFKKKGAHLCQFIVTDNGPGIPAEKQVAIFKPFTEIKDLADGDGLGLPICSLIASKMNGTLSIDPEYKKGSRFILVLQV, from the coding sequence ATGAGAATTTACAACTTTATTATCGCCCTCATTATCTGTTTTTGTGTTTCCCTTCAGGCACAAAACAATGCGGACAATTTTAAGCAACAGGCACAAAGTAGCTTTGAGAACAAAGACTATACGAAAGCCCGCTATCTTTATATCCAGGCATATAAGGATTACGCAAATGAAGGAAAAATAACGCAAGCAATCGAATGCGGTACACAGGCGGCCTCCCTCTATTACCGCGAGAACTACTATCAGGAAGCGTTCGACCTCTGCCGGCAAATGAGCCAGATAGTGGCGAATCAGGAACAAACAGAGCAAAAGAAACTGTACGGCCTGCGTTTTATGATAACAAAAGAGCGCCTGCAAATGTATATCAAGCTGAGGAACGCCGCACAGGCACAGCTCCAGCTTAACACACTGGACAACCTGGCCGAAGAATCAGGCAATCCCGAACTTACCGAAGAACTGTTGTACACACAAACCGATTATTTCTATATCTTCGGACAGAAAAAAGAAGGAGATGCAGCATTCAACAAGCTCATCAGCCAATACCGGAAAAAAAAGGAATACGGCAAAGTCAGCGAATGCTATCAAAACCTGATCGCGATTGCTCGCAAAGCCAATAATACCTCGTTGATGGAGCAAACCTACGAGAAATATATGGTATGGACCGATTCCGTAAAGATGCTTACCGCAGAAGACAAATTGGATGCCTTGCAACAAAAATACGATAGCAGCCTGCAAACGATACAGGAAAAAGAAGACCGGCTATCAGCCAAGCAGTATATCATCGCCGGGCTCTGCACGTTGGCCGCCATTTTAATTGCCGCATTGGCGTTCCTGGCATTCCTGGTCATGCGTTTCATCCTCCTGAACCGGAAGCTGAAGAAGATCATCCAGACCATCACCGAGCACAGCGAACAACAGACCGGGTTCATCCAAAGCATATCGGCGCAGATGGAACCGACACTGGACGAAATGAGCAAATCGGTAGCCGGATTGCAAACCGCGGCCCCCGGACAGGCGAAAGCCATACAAGCCCGTGTCGATGCCCTGAAACAGTTCGGAGACCATATACAAGAACTTTCTTTGTTGGAAAACTCCTTGCTGGAAACCTACGAAGCACAATCTTTTAATGTCAGCTCTTTCTGCGAGAAAGTGATGGAACAGGTAAAAGAGGATGTCCGTCCGGGCGTTGAAGTCACTACTGATATCCCGAAGATCGAAATCAAGACAAATGCCGAACAGCTACAACGCATCTTGCTGCACCTGCTGAAAAATGCGGCGATCTACACGACATCAGGCAAAATCAAGTTGGAATTCAAAAAGAAAGGGGCCCATCTCTGTCAGTTTATCGTAACCGACAACGGTCCGGGTATCCCCGCCGAAAAGCAGGTGGCGATCTTCAAACCTTTTACCGAAATCAAGGACCTGGCCGATGGAGACGGACTGGGATTACCCATCTGCTCCCTGATTGCTTCGAAGATGAACGGCACACTGTCCATAGACCCCGAATACAAAAAAGGCAGCCGCTTTATTCTGGTATTGCAGGTGTAA
- a CDS encoding amidophosphoribosyltransferase, whose protein sequence is MEVLKHECGVAMVRLLKPLEYYHQKYGTWMYGLNKLYLLMEKQHNRGQEGAGLACVKLEASPGEEYMFRERALGTGAITEIFAAVHEHYKDLPPRKLNDPLFAKTNLPFAGELYMGHLRYSTTGKSGISYVHPFLRRNNWRAKNLALCGNFNLTNVQDIFEEITAIGQHPRAYADTFIMLEQVGHRLDREVERLYRKYEAEGLKGMEITHAIEANVDLSNVLKRCVPLWDGGFVICGLTGSGESFSVRDPWGIRPAFYYADDEIVILASERPVIQTAMNVPVGDIHELKRGEALIINKQGDWHTSQIMEPKENKACSFERIYFSRGSDRDIYRERKRLGENLVPAVLKAVDNDLNHTVFSFIPNTAEVAYFGLQEGMNEYLNKKKKEWIADRSHLLQEEELEQILSMRVRCEKVAIKDIKLRTFIAEGNSRNDLAAHVYDITYGSIVPFEDNLVVIDDSIVRGTTLRQSIIGILDRLNPKKIVVVSSSPQVRYPDYYGIDMSRMSEFIAFKAAVALLVDRGMESVLLDAYKKARRQQTVPCDTTVNYVKEIYAPFTDEEISAKMVELLTPVGTRAKVEIVYQTLEGLHAACPDHPGDWYFSGDYPTPGGARMVNEALIHYVEMEYEKLKIEK, encoded by the coding sequence ATGGAAGTACTTAAACACGAGTGTGGAGTCGCCATGGTCCGGTTACTAAAGCCTTTGGAATATTATCATCAGAAGTATGGAACCTGGATGTATGGGCTCAATAAGCTCTATTTGTTGATGGAAAAGCAGCATAACCGCGGTCAGGAAGGAGCCGGTTTAGCATGCGTCAAGTTGGAAGCCAGCCCCGGTGAAGAATATATGTTTCGGGAAAGAGCGTTAGGCACAGGAGCTATTACCGAGATATTCGCAGCCGTTCATGAGCATTACAAAGATTTGCCGCCCAGAAAACTGAACGATCCGCTTTTTGCTAAAACAAACCTTCCTTTTGCAGGAGAGCTTTATATGGGGCACCTGCGTTACAGTACAACCGGTAAGTCCGGTATTTCCTATGTCCATCCTTTTTTACGCCGTAACAACTGGAGAGCCAAGAACCTCGCTCTTTGCGGTAATTTCAATCTTACTAACGTACAGGATATTTTTGAAGAGATAACAGCTATCGGCCAGCATCCGCGTGCCTATGCCGACACCTTCATCATGCTGGAACAGGTAGGGCACCGTCTGGACCGTGAGGTCGAACGCCTGTACCGTAAATATGAAGCCGAAGGGCTGAAGGGAATGGAGATCACCCATGCGATCGAGGCGAATGTCGACCTGTCGAATGTCTTGAAACGTTGTGTCCCGTTGTGGGACGGTGGTTTTGTGATCTGTGGGCTGACGGGGAGCGGTGAGTCTTTCAGCGTGCGTGATCCCTGGGGCATCCGTCCGGCATTCTATTATGCCGACGACGAGATCGTGATCCTGGCAAGCGAACGCCCGGTGATTCAGACGGCCATGAACGTGCCTGTCGGTGATATACATGAACTGAAAAGAGGAGAGGCGCTGATCATCAACAAGCAAGGTGACTGGCATACGTCGCAGATCATGGAGCCGAAGGAAAATAAGGCTTGCTCGTTCGAACGCATTTATTTCTCACGCGGAAGCGACCGGGATATTTACCGCGAACGGAAACGGTTGGGTGAAAATCTGGTACCTGCTGTCCTGAAGGCTGTAGACAATGACCTGAATCATACGGTCTTCTCCTTTATCCCGAATACAGCGGAGGTCGCCTATTTCGGGTTGCAGGAGGGCATGAACGAATATCTGAACAAGAAGAAAAAGGAATGGATCGCCGATCGCAGTCACCTGCTTCAGGAGGAAGAACTGGAACAAATCCTGTCCATGCGTGTCAGGTGTGAAAAAGTAGCGATCAAGGATATCAAACTGCGTACCTTTATTGCTGAGGGCAACAGCCGTAACGACTTGGCTGCCCATGTATACGACATCACGTATGGAAGTATCGTGCCTTTTGAGGACAATCTGGTCGTGATCGACGACAGTATCGTGCGTGGTACGACACTCCGGCAGAGTATCATCGGTATCCTGGATCGCCTGAACCCGAAGAAGATTGTGGTGGTCAGCTCTTCTCCGCAGGTACGTTATCCGGATTATTATGGTATCGATATGTCCCGCATGAGCGAGTTTATCGCGTTCAAGGCCGCCGTGGCGCTCCTGGTAGACAGGGGGATGGAATCCGTCCTGCTCGATGCCTACAAGAAAGCCAGGAGGCAACAGACCGTGCCGTGTGATACGACTGTGAATTATGTAAAGGAGATTTATGCACCTTTTACCGATGAGGAAATCTCGGCTAAGATGGTGGAACTGCTTACTCCCGTTGGAACACGTGCAAAGGTGGAGATCGTCTATCAGACACTCGAGGGGTTGCATGCCGCCTGTCCCGATCATCCGGGCGACTGGTACTTCTCCGGTGATTATCCGACACCGGGCGGTGCGCGAATGGTGAACGAGGCGCTTATCCACTATGTGGAAATGGAATATGAAAAATTGAAAATTGAAAAATAG
- the carB gene encoding carbamoyl-phosphate synthase (glutamine-hydrolyzing) large subunit, whose protein sequence is MKEDIKKVLVLGSGALKIGEAGEFDYSGSQALKAIKEEGIQTVLINPNIATVQTSEGVADTVYFLPVTPFFVEKVIAKERPDGILLAFGGQTALNCGVALYQSGVLEKYNVRVLGTPVQAIMDTEDRELFVRKLDEIGVKTIKSEAVENAEDARRAAAGLGYPVIVRAAYALGGLGSGFCDNEEELDVLVEKAFSFSPQVLVEKSLKGWKEVEYEVVRDRFDNCITVCNMENFDPLGIHTGESIVIAPSQTLTNSEYHKLRELAIRIIRHIGIVGECNVQYAFDPESEDYRVIEVNARLSRSSALASKATGYPLAFVAAKLGLGYGLFDLKNSVTKTTSAFFEPALDYVVCKIPRWDLGKFHGVARELGSSMKSVGEVMAIGRTFEEAIQKGLRMIGQSMHGFVENKELVIADIDKALHEPTDTRIFVISKAFRAGYTVDQIHELTKIDKWFLQKLYGIMQTDKELRAFDMKGIKRWRLNPELVRKAKVQGFSDFQIARALGLEGDIEKGMMQVRQFRKEHGIVPVVKQIDTLAAEYPAQTNYLYLTYSGTENDVQYLGDHRSIVVLGSGAYRIGSSVEFDWCGVQALETIRKEGWRSVMINYNPETVSTDYDMCDRLYFDELTFERVMDILELENPHGVIVSTGGQIPNNLAMRLDEQHVNILGTSAKSIDNAEDREKFSAMLDRIGVDQPRWKELSSMEDINEFVAEVGFPVLVRPSYVLSGAAMNVCSNQEELERFLQLAANVSKKHPVVVSQFIEHAKEVEMDAVADKGEIVMYAISEHIEFAGVHSGDATIQFPAQKLYVETVRRIKRISKQIAKELNISGPFNIQFLAKGNEIKVIECNLRASRSFPFVSKVLKINFIELATRIMLGLPVEKPNKNEFDLDYVGIKASQFSFNRLQKADPVLGVDMASTGEVGCIGDDVSETILKSMLSVGLRIPEKNILLSTGTPKQKVAMLDAAKMLVAKGYNLFATGGTYRFLEENGISSTQVYWPSEEGKEPQALTMLHERKIDMVVNIPRDLSAGELDNGYKIRRAAIDLNVPLITNARLASAFIEAFCTLGIDDIQIRSWQEYK, encoded by the coding sequence ATGAAAGAAGATATAAAGAAAGTCCTGGTACTCGGTTCCGGCGCCCTAAAGATCGGCGAAGCGGGAGAATTCGACTATTCAGGCAGCCAGGCTTTAAAAGCTATTAAGGAGGAGGGAATCCAGACAGTGCTTATCAATCCGAATATCGCCACGGTACAGACTTCGGAAGGAGTGGCAGATACTGTTTATTTCCTGCCTGTCACTCCCTTTTTCGTCGAAAAGGTGATTGCTAAGGAACGTCCGGATGGTATCCTGCTCGCTTTTGGCGGCCAGACGGCATTGAACTGCGGTGTGGCGCTTTACCAGAGTGGAGTGCTGGAAAAATATAACGTCCGTGTGCTCGGTACTCCGGTACAAGCGATCATGGATACGGAAGACCGTGAACTCTTTGTCCGTAAACTCGATGAGATCGGTGTGAAGACGATCAAGAGCGAAGCGGTGGAGAATGCCGAAGATGCCCGCCGGGCTGCTGCCGGGTTGGGCTATCCGGTGATTGTCCGCGCTGCTTATGCATTGGGCGGCCTCGGTTCCGGCTTCTGCGACAATGAGGAAGAACTGGACGTGTTGGTCGAAAAAGCCTTCTCTTTCTCTCCCCAGGTGTTGGTGGAAAAGAGCTTGAAGGGGTGGAAAGAAGTGGAATATGAAGTGGTGCGGGATCGTTTCGACAACTGCATCACGGTCTGTAATATGGAGAACTTCGATCCGTTGGGCATCCATACCGGCGAAAGTATTGTCATTGCTCCGTCACAAACACTGACCAACAGCGAGTATCATAAACTTCGCGAACTGGCTATCCGGATCATCCGTCATATCGGTATCGTGGGGGAATGCAACGTGCAATATGCTTTCGATCCTGAGAGCGAAGATTATCGTGTGATCGAAGTGAACGCCCGTCTCTCTCGTTCATCTGCGCTGGCCTCCAAGGCAACCGGCTATCCATTGGCGTTCGTCGCTGCCAAGTTGGGATTAGGGTATGGCCTTTTCGATTTGAAAAATTCAGTGACGAAGACGACAAGCGCTTTCTTCGAACCGGCTCTCGATTATGTGGTCTGCAAGATCCCGCGTTGGGACTTGGGCAAGTTCCACGGTGTGGCACGCGAATTGGGGTCGAGCATGAAATCGGTGGGCGAGGTGATGGCGATTGGTCGTACCTTCGAAGAGGCGATTCAGAAGGGTCTGCGTATGATCGGACAGAGCATGCACGGCTTCGTGGAAAACAAGGAGCTGGTGATCGCCGACATCGACAAGGCGCTCCATGAACCGACCGATACCCGCATCTTTGTTATCTCGAAAGCATTCCGTGCCGGATATACCGTCGACCAGATACATGAATTGACGAAGATCGACAAGTGGTTCCTGCAAAAACTTTACGGAATCATGCAGACCGATAAGGAACTGCGCGCCTTCGATATGAAAGGCATCAAGCGTTGGCGTTTGAACCCGGAACTCGTTCGCAAGGCGAAAGTGCAGGGCTTCTCCGATTTCCAGATCGCCCGTGCCCTCGGCCTTGAAGGGGATATAGAAAAAGGCATGATGCAGGTACGCCAGTTCCGTAAGGAGCACGGTATCGTCCCGGTCGTGAAGCAGATCGATACGTTGGCCGCCGAATATCCGGCGCAGACGAACTATCTGTATCTGACCTATAGTGGTACGGAAAACGATGTGCAGTATCTGGGCGACCATCGCTCCATCGTCGTGCTGGGTTCCGGCGCTTACCGGATCGGCAGCTCGGTCGAGTTCGACTGGTGCGGCGTGCAGGCGTTGGAAACGATCCGTAAGGAGGGCTGGCGTTCGGTGATGATCAACTACAACCCCGAAACGGTTTCGACCGACTATGATATGTGCGACCGCCTTTACTTCGACGAACTGACCTTCGAGCGTGTGATGGATATCCTCGAACTGGAAAATCCGCACGGCGTGATTGTCTCGACAGGCGGCCAGATCCCGAATAACTTGGCGATGCGCCTCGACGAGCAGCATGTCAATATCTTAGGGACATCCGCCAAGAGCATCGACAATGCCGAGGACCGCGAGAAGTTCTCCGCCATGCTGGACCGTATCGGAGTGGATCAACCGCGCTGGAAAGAACTTTCGTCGATGGAGGATATCAACGAGTTTGTGGCCGAGGTGGGTTTTCCGGTCTTGGTTCGTCCGAGTTATGTGTTGAGCGGTGCCGCCATGAATGTCTGCTCTAACCAAGAGGAACTCGAACGCTTCCTGCAGCTGGCGGCCAACGTTTCGAAGAAGCATCCGGTCGTTGTCAGCCAGTTCATTGAACATGCCAAGGAGGTGGAAATGGATGCGGTGGCCGATAAGGGTGAGATCGTCATGTATGCGATCTCCGAACATATCGAGTTTGCTGGTGTGCATTCCGGCGATGCGACTATCCAGTTTCCCGCACAAAAGCTGTATGTCGAAACGGTCCGTCGGATCAAGCGTATCAGTAAGCAGATCGCGAAGGAACTGAATATCTCCGGCCCGTTCAATATCCAGTTCCTGGCGAAAGGCAACGAGATCAAGGTGATCGAATGTAACCTTCGCGCGAGCCGTTCTTTCCCCTTCGTTAGTAAAGTATTGAAGATTAACTTTATCGAACTGGCTACCCGTATCATGTTGGGCTTGCCTGTCGAGAAACCGAATAAAAACGAGTTTGACCTGGATTATGTAGGTATCAAAGCTTCCCAGTTCTCTTTTAACCGCTTGCAGAAAGCCGATCCCGTCCTGGGAGTTGATATGGCTTCGACGGGTGAGGTCGGCTGTATCGGTGACGATGTTTCCGAGACAATCCTGAAGAGTATGCTCTCTGTCGGTCTCCGCATTCCTGAAAAGAATATTTTGCTCTCGACGGGGACACCGAAACAGAAAGTGGCTATGCTGGATGCCGCCAAGATGCTGGTTGCAAAAGGCTATAATCTCTTTGCCACAGGCGGGACGTATCGTTTCCTTGAAGAGAATGGTATCTCCAGCACGCAGGTTTACTGGCCGAGCGAGGAGGGCAAAGAACCGCAAGCACTCACTATGCTCCACGAAAGGAAAATCGACATGGTTGTGAATATTCCGCGCGATCTTTCCGCCGGAGAATTGGACAATGGCTACAAGATCCGCCGTGCCGCTATCGACTTGAACGTTCCGCTCATCACGAATGCCCGTCTGGCAAGCGCCTTTATTGAAGCTTTCTGTACCTTGGGCATAGATGATATTCAGATACGGAGTTGGCAAGAGTATAAATGA